One window of the Ideonella sp. WA131b genome contains the following:
- a CDS encoding IS630 family transposase, translating into MLYFGLQWSEKLRVAPGIELTDEQEVELTRLARSKRTSVRLAQRAQIVLLAAQGLQNKDIAEQLGVGRVQVARWRERYLQSGLPGIEQDLPRGAPPVKMDVAKLVELTTQSTPVAATHWSTRKMAAVLKVSPSTVMRHWQANGLKPHLVRGFKVSRDPKFVEKLEDIVGLYMSPPEHALVLCCDEKSQVQALDRTQPGLPMKKGRAQTMTHDYKRNGTTTLFAALNVLDGTVIGQCQQRHTHAEWLKFLRKIDRETPKDKTLHLIADNYATHKHPAVQEWLAKRPRFNMHFTPTSASWLNMVERFFRDITVNRLRRGVFTSVPELITAIEKYVAHHNTKPKPFIWTKSAADILQKVIRANARLSSKQNATLH; encoded by the coding sequence ATGCTCTACTTCGGTTTGCAATGGAGCGAAAAATTGCGAGTTGCCCCAGGGATAGAGTTGACGGATGAGCAAGAGGTCGAACTGACGAGGCTTGCGCGCTCCAAGCGCACCAGCGTCAGGCTGGCCCAGCGTGCACAGATCGTCCTGCTGGCCGCACAGGGCCTTCAGAACAAGGACATCGCCGAGCAACTGGGCGTAGGGCGCGTGCAGGTTGCTCGCTGGCGCGAGCGCTATCTGCAGTCCGGCCTTCCGGGGATTGAACAGGACCTGCCGCGCGGCGCCCCGCCCGTGAAGATGGACGTTGCCAAGTTGGTGGAGCTGACCACGCAGAGCACGCCCGTGGCTGCCACGCACTGGAGCACTCGCAAGATGGCTGCAGTGCTGAAGGTCAGCCCGAGCACGGTGATGCGCCACTGGCAGGCCAACGGCCTGAAGCCGCACTTGGTGCGCGGCTTCAAGGTGTCCCGCGACCCGAAGTTCGTCGAGAAGCTCGAAGACATCGTGGGCCTGTACATGTCCCCGCCCGAGCACGCGTTGGTGCTTTGCTGCGACGAGAAGAGCCAAGTACAGGCGCTGGACCGCACGCAGCCGGGCCTGCCGATGAAGAAGGGGCGCGCGCAGACGATGACGCACGACTACAAGCGCAATGGCACAACCACGTTGTTCGCGGCGCTCAACGTGCTGGACGGCACCGTCATTGGCCAATGCCAACAGCGTCACACGCACGCAGAGTGGCTGAAGTTCCTGCGCAAGATCGATCGTGAAACGCCCAAGGACAAAACGCTGCACTTGATCGCCGACAACTACGCCACGCACAAGCACCCTGCGGTGCAGGAATGGCTGGCCAAGCGCCCACGCTTCAACATGCATTTCACGCCGACCTCAGCGTCGTGGCTGAACATGGTGGAGCGATTCTTCCGGGACATCACAGTCAATCGGCTGCGCCGTGGCGTGTTCACGAGCGTGCCCGAGTTGATCACTGCCATTGAAAAGTACGTCGCCCATCACAACACCAAACCAAAGCCGTTCATCTGGACCAAGAGCGCCGCCGACATCCTGCAGAAGGTAATTCGGGCCAATGCGCGCTTAAGTTCCAAACAGAACGCAACACTACACTAG
- a CDS encoding GNAT family N-acetyltransferase, whose translation MYARFGFVRSGEPTSQNGFRFVPMQRAAAE comes from the coding sequence ATCTACGCCCGCTTTGGCTTCGTGCGTTCAGGTGAGCCAACCTCGCAGAACGGGTTTAGGTTTGTGCCTATGCAGCGGGCCGCCGCCGAGTGA
- a CDS encoding BrnT family toxin, which translates to MITWDEPKRRTNLQKHKIDLADLEPVFDYPMVTVEDSRETYGELRLQSLGMWMGRVVFLVWTPRGDDTAHLISCRYAERQEADDYFQAL; encoded by the coding sequence ATGATCACCTGGGACGAGCCAAAACGTCGAACCAACCTCCAGAAGCACAAGATCGATCTTGCCGATCTGGAACCTGTTTTCGACTACCCGATGGTCACGGTGGAAGACTCTCGAGAGACCTACGGTGAACTGAGACTGCAAAGCCTCGGAATGTGGATGGGTCGAGTCGTCTTCTTGGTCTGGACTCCGCGAGGTGACGACACCGCGCATCTGATCTCATGCCGCTATGCCGAACGTCAAGAAGCCGATGACTACTTCCAAGCCCTTTAG
- a CDS encoding BrnA antitoxin family protein, which produces MTTSKPFSAAEIAAARKAATTESSLESPKVDWSKGAVTSGGGVASTLAGMRRTRGLNKRPVKEQVAIRLDPDVVGALRASGPGWQTRVNTALKEWLASQPSKRKARPPGAV; this is translated from the coding sequence ATGACTACTTCCAAGCCCTTTAGTGCAGCAGAGATTGCCGCTGCCCGAAAAGCCGCGACGACTGAATCATCTTTGGAATCTCCGAAGGTCGACTGGAGCAAGGGTGCAGTCACGTCAGGCGGAGGGGTCGCCTCCACTCTGGCTGGAATGCGCCGCACCCGCGGACTAAACAAGCGACCCGTGAAAGAGCAGGTTGCGATCCGACTCGATCCAGATGTAGTCGGTGCTCTCAGGGCAAGTGGGCCTGGTTGGCAAACCCGCGTCAATACAGCGCTGAAAGAATGGCTGGCTTCACAGCCTTCTAAACGCAAGGCACGTCCGCCAGGTGCGGTCTAA
- a CDS encoding DUF433 domain-containing protein has product MKSPRVISDPEILGGTPVFVGTRVPVRILFEHLEAGDPLEVFLEDFPSVSRELAVQVLEDAKSQLEADAHTA; this is encoded by the coding sequence ATGAAGTCACCTCGTGTCATCTCTGATCCCGAGATCCTCGGAGGTACTCCTGTGTTCGTCGGAACGCGGGTCCCCGTACGAATCCTGTTTGAACACCTCGAGGCCGGAGACCCATTGGAAGTTTTCCTTGAAGACTTTCCGTCCGTGAGTAGGGAGCTTGCTGTGCAGGTCCTTGAAGACGCCAAATCCCAGCTGGAAGCTGATGCGCATACTGCTTGA
- a CDS encoding DUF5615 family PIN-like protein yields MRILLDESVPWRLGRHLTGHTFTSVQKHGWASIKNGKLLALAAGEFDVLLTADRGMEYQQNPGTLPIAILVVRAKSNRMDDLVLAVPAILEALASLAPRTLARVAA; encoded by the coding sequence ATGCGCATACTGCTTGACGAGTCTGTGCCGTGGCGCCTTGGCCGTCATCTCACGGGGCACACCTTTACTTCAGTCCAGAAGCACGGCTGGGCAAGCATCAAGAACGGCAAGCTGCTCGCTCTCGCGGCTGGCGAGTTTGACGTTCTCCTAACCGCCGACAGGGGCATGGAGTACCAACAGAATCCTGGAACCCTTCCGATTGCGATCTTGGTCGTACGTGCCAAGAGCAATCGCATGGACGATCTGGTTCTTGCCGTTCCGGCAATTCTGGAAGCTCTCGCCAGTCTTGCGCCTCGCACGCTCGCCCGCGTTGCGGCCTAA
- a CDS encoding BrnT family toxin: protein MRITFDQSKNERNLRLRGLSFERAADFSFDSAVFAVDDRREYPETRYVALGLVGDRVHVLCFTETTDGVRVISFRKANPREVKRYAQARSTDSP from the coding sequence GTGCGGATCACCTTCGACCAATCCAAGAACGAACGCAACCTGAGGCTGCGAGGTCTTAGCTTCGAGAGAGCCGCAGACTTCAGCTTCGACTCCGCTGTGTTCGCCGTGGACGATCGCAGGGAGTACCCTGAGACTCGGTACGTAGCTCTGGGTCTTGTGGGAGACCGTGTCCACGTTCTGTGCTTCACAGAAACTACCGACGGGGTTCGTGTCATCAGCTTTCGCAAGGCCAACCCAAGAGAGGTGAAGCGTTATGCCCAAGCGCGTTCCACTGACTCGCCCTGA